The Lysobacter gummosus sequence GACTGGCCTCCCATTGCGGAAAAGTGGAATTCGCATTCGTCGGCCGACGCGGCGCCGCGGCGTCCGCGCAGCCAGGTGTTCCAACCCAGTTGCGGGCGATCGGCGCCGCGTTCTCCCAGCGCCAGCGGCGGAACCTCATCCGCGCGCAGCGACAGCTCGATGCGCAGGTCCAGCGCCAGACCGGTGAGGAAGCGCGCCAGCTCGACCACGTCCGACAGCAACTCGCCGCGCGGCAGCAAGCGGCGGAAACTCGCGCGGTCCAGCGGGCCGATGCGCAAGCGCAAGGTGGTCTGGCGATCCCAGAAGCGATCGCCCAACAGACAGCCGCCGGCCAAGGCCGATGTCGCGCGGCCCAGGCGCGTGCGGTCGGCCGCCGGCACCCGTTGCCAGGTGCCCAGACAGCCTTCGACCGCGACCGGCGCGCCGACCACATCGCCGACCACCTGCGACAAGGCACCGGCGCCGTGGGGGCGTTGCGAGATCAGTCCGGCGAAATAGGCGGTGGCCGCGCCGGGCAGGCGCGGCTGCGCAGGCGCGCTCTTTGCCGATGGCTGCCGTACCTGCACGCGCGCCTGCAGCGCGGGCGTGCCCAGACCGATCAGGTGATGG is a genomic window containing:
- the tssG gene encoding type VI secretion system baseplate subunit TssG — encoded protein: MADTVSLPPPPIASTAGSERPVAPIERLREDPQAFGFFQAVRLIYRAHDFDARGSAARPGPLRFLTPASLNFPPAELAALEADNAGGWRMRVHFLGLTGPSGVLPRHYTEWLIAQGAQRDRAAQDFLDLFNHRLITLFWRAWGKYRADIGLEFGFRNSPLHYVHHLIGLGTPALQARVQVRQPSAKSAPAQPRLPGAATAYFAGLISQRPHGAGALSQVVGDVVGAPVAVEGCLGTWQRVPAADRTRLGRATSALAGGCLLGDRFWDRQTTLRLRIGPLDRASFRRLLPRGELLSDVVELARFLTGLALDLRIELSLRADEVPPLALGERGADRPQLGWNTWLRGRRGAASADECEFHFSAMGGQSWR